From the Candidatus Methylomirabilota bacterium genome, the window TCCTCGCGTGTAGGTGTTGCGGTGCGAGCCGCGGACGCGGCCGATGGTGCGCGCGTCGATGCGCTCGACCTCCAGCGCGCAGGTGCTCGTGCAGTCGTGCGGGCACACCGAGGGGACGATCTGCATGGTCTAGAGGATACCCCAGGACGCGTTCTGCTACACTGCCGCCATGAGCGAGGCGGAGCGGCCGAAGACCGCGTACGAGCTGGCGATGGAGCGGCTGGCCCGCAAGGACCGGGAGGCCGGCGCGGCGAGCCGTCCGCTCGACGACGCCCAGAAGGCGGCCATCGCGGAGGCCCGCCAGGTCCACCAGTCGCGCGTGGCCGAGCGCGAGATCCTCCACCAGGACGCGCTGCGGAAGGCGAAGAGCCACGAGGAGGTCGCCCAGCTGAACGAAGCGCTGCGGCGCGACCTCGACCGTCTCGCCACGGATCGCGACCGCAAGATCGCCCAGATCCGCGGCGACAAGCCGCCGGCCGAGGGCGCTCAGGCCGAGTAGCGGGCCACCGCCTCCTCGTTCCACTCGATGCCCGCGCCCGGGCGGTCCGGGATGCGCGCGACGCCGTCCTTGACCTGCACGGGCTCCCGCAGCAGCGGCGCGGCCCAGTCCATGAACTCGAGCCAGTGGCAGGTGGGCGTCACCCCGAGCAGGTGCAGGCTGAACTCGGGGAAGAGATGGCTCGACATCTCGATGCCGTGCGCGTGGGCGAGCGCGGCCGCGCGCAGCCAGCCGGTGACGCCGCCGATGCGCTGCACGTCGGGCATGACGAAGTCGAGGGACCGCAGCGCGATCGCCCGCGCCATCTCGTACGTGTCGACCAGGTTCTCGCCGGTCTGGATCGGGGTCGCCGCCTCGGCCGCGATCCGCGCGTAGCCGTCGTAATCGTCGTGGCGCACCGGCTCCTCGATCCAGTAGAGACCCTCGCCGTCGAGCGCCCGGGCCCGCCGGATCGCCTCGCTCACGGTCAGCCGCTGGTTGAAGTCGCACATGACGGTGGCCCGATCGCCGACGCGCTGCTTCACCGCGCGCACCGCGGCCAGGTCCTGGGCGAAGTCGTCACGTCCTACCCGCAGCTTGATGGCGTGAAAGCCCTCACCCAGCAGGGCCTCCGCCTCGTCCGCGAGCGTCTCCACCGGTTGGATCCAGAGCCCGGTGCTGTTGTACGCGGGAATGGCCTTCGGCACGCCGCCCAGCAGCGTGACCAGCGGCACGCGATGCGCCCGGGCCAGCGCGTCCCAGGCCGCCATGTCGATGCCGGCCAGCGCCAGCCCCACGAGCCCGTTGGGGTCGAGCAGGGCGAGCTGGCGACGCAGCTTCGCCTCGATCTCGGCGGGGGCCAGTGCGTCGCCCTTCACCATCGCGAACAGACCCTGGGCGCAGCCGACGATGGCGGGCAGCGTCCAGGCCGAGAAGCCGAAGACGTAGGAGCGCCCGATGATGCCGTCATCGGTCTCGAGGTCGAAGAGCACCAGGGCCGCCTTCGGGATGGCACCGCTGGCGCTGACCGGCGGGCGGCGGAACGGGGCCAGGACGGGGCGGGCGCGCAGCGCCCGGAGCTTCAGGTCGGTGGTCATCGAGTCCTCCGGTCGGATGTGCACGTCACCTCGGGGGATGAGGCCCGCTCGCGGAACCTCACCTCGCCCTGGTGCTCCCAGAACATCGCGTCGTCCGGCCCCTGATAGCGGGCGCCGCTGGCCGAGAGCGCGCGCCACATCGTCAGGGCCACGTTCTGGCGCCGCACGATCAGGAAGGCGGGGTCCGAATTCACGAAGACGGCGGCCAGCGGGCCGGCGCCGTCGTCGCACTGCCACCCGAACGGCCCGTGGCTGATGCCCTGCGCCTCGCCGCGCGTGGTGTCGTTGGTCGCGCGCAGGGCCGCGATGCGGCCCAGGTAGGCATCGAGCGCGCACCGCTCGGGAGCCACGCCACCCATGCACCGGTCGCGCCGCTCGAGCCAGTCGCGCTGCTCGGCCTCCGGAGCCACGGCGCCGGAGGCCGAGGTCGTGGCGGATGCGGTCACGAGTCCCTGCAGCCGCGCCGTCTCCCCGTCCAGGGCGGATAGCAGGGATGAACCGCAGATTAGCGCCTCGATGGATCCGGAGGTGGTGGCCCTCCGGCAGTCGACACGGGGCTCGGCCGCGGCGGCCGGCCCGGTCAGGATGGCGAGGAGGCCGACGGCCGGGACCAGCGCGCGGCTACTTCTTGATCTCGGCCGCCGCCCGGTCATACGCCGCGGCCACCTCGCGGTAGGCCTCGGCGAAGGCGTCCTTGGTCTTGTCCCACGAGGCCTTGGTGGCGTGACTCATCTCCCTCGCCTTCCGACCGGCCTGCGCCCGCTTCGCCTCGAGGTCCTTGATGAGGGCGTCCGACTTGGCCTTGGCCTCGCCGGTCTGGCGGGCGGCCTCCGCCTTCAGCTCCTTGATCCGCGTGTCGACGTCGGCGCCGACCTTCTTCGCGTAGGCGACGGCCTCGTCCTTCTTCTCCATCGAATAGCTCTTGATGGCCTCGACCGTATCGGACGCCTTCTGCGAGACGTCGGTCGATCCAGTCTGGGCGACGGCCGGAAGCGAGGCGGCGGTGAGCCACGCCGTGGCGGCGACTACCGCGATGCGTGAGAGGGTCGACATGAGCCGAGGATAGCCCGACGAGCGCGTCATACTCAACCGCGGTCCCGGTTCACGGGCCGTTGGCTCGAATTCGTCGGGAGTGGCGCGACTCGACGTTCGTGATGCTCGAGTCACTCATGTCAGCGATCGATGAGCGACATGGCCGCCCGGGCCTTCTCGCTCGCGAGCGCGGTGTTGCCGGAATTGCACGCGGCCTCCGCCTCCTTTACGAGCTGCGCGGCCTGGCTCCGCGGGGCCTGAATGTCCTGACTCCGCGGGGCCTGGATGTCCTGGTTCCGCGGGGCCTGGATATCCTGGTTGCGGGGCGCCTGAATGTCCTGATTCCGCGGGGCCTGGATATCCTGGTTGCGGGGCGCCTGAACGTCCTGATTCCGCGGGGCCTGCACGTCCTGACTCCGCGCCGCCATCGGCTGCCGGCCCGCCGGCTTCGCCTTCAGTGCTATCTTGGCCGACTCGACGTCGGCGCAGCGCTGCTGAGCGGGGCTGGCGGACGGGCCCAGCACGGCCAGCAGCGCGAGCGTTGCGAGGGTCATCGACATAGGGGGTCGCATGATTTCTCCTTTCGGTGGATGCGCTTCCGAAATGGGCAGCAAGGCGTGTGCCGCGCGTCTCGAATCGAATGCGGATCGAGGAATTCCCGAGTGGACGGCTGCCGGTCTGACGGAAGTACCGGGTGGGATTTACGTCCCCGGCAACTTGACACGTGGCGGCGCGGCAGACGAAGATCGTACGCGGGAGGAACCCTCATGACGACGCTGCAGCAGGCCGAGGCCGCCGAGCACGCGCTGAGCCAGGAGCTCGACCGGGTCGTGGTGAAGTCGGTGATCTTCACCTCGGGGGAGCGCGATCCGCGCCAGCCGGTGACCCGCCCGCCGGACGATGGCCGGCTCTACATGATGGGCCACGACCCCCGCCTCCCGAAGATGCCGGACAAGCCGACGCTCTTCGACTTCTTCCGGCTCCGCTTCGGCCCCTCCGCCCACTTGATGCAGAGCGCGCGGCTGGCCATGAAGAACGGGCTTCCCGAGCCGATCGTGCTGGCCTGCCTGCTGCACGACATCGCCATCGCCGGCTTCATCCGCAGCGACCACGGCTACTGGAGCGCGCAGCTGCTCGAGCCCTACGTCGACGAGGAGGTCGCCTGGGGCATCCGCTACCACCAGGCCCTGCGCTTCTTCCCGGACGAGTCGGTCGGCTACAAGTATCCCGAGCTCTACGTGAAGCTGTTCGGCGCCGACTACGTGCCGGAGCCGCACATCCAGGAAGCCTACCGGTACGCCCGGGACCACAAGTGGTACATGACCTCGCGGCTCATCACGGTGAACGACCTCTACGCGTTCGATCCCTCCGTGAAGGTGGAGCTCGAGGAGTTCACCGACGTGGTGGGACGCCACTTCCGCCAGCCGAAGGAGGGGCTCGGCTTCGACCAGAGCCCGGCGGCGCACATGTGGCGCACGATCAACTGGCCGACGCGATATCTGTAACCCGGAGGGGGCTTTGCCCCCCTTCCGGGGCTACGGGTTCGTGGGCAGGGACGTGGCGGCGTAGGTGCCGGCCATGCCGCGCGTGCCCGGCTGGTAGGGGATGGGCGCGCCGGGGTCGTCGGGGGTGATCGGCAGCGGCACGCCGTCGAGCCGGCCCAGCGCACGATCGACCAGGTCGAACAGCGGCCGCTTGTCGTACTGGGCGTAGAACCCCGCGGTCAAGCGGATCGGGTCGCCGGAGTAGAAGCGCACGTACTGGGCCATCCGCTGCGCGAAGGCCTCGCCGGTCGCGTCCCACGCCAGCTTGAACAGCGCGATGCGCTCCTCGGCCGACACGCCCGCGCGCCCGCGCACGTAGCGATCGATGTAGGGCCGCAGCTCGGGATTCTGCAGATCCGCCTCGCTCGGGGCGTAGAAGAAGCCGCCGGCCGCGAGGCTCTGCACGATCTCCACGAAGCGGCTGTACACCTTGCCGGTCTGCAGATGAAACGCGCGCAGGCCGTGCCCGCCCGGCACCCACACCCCGCTCGGCAACTGCTGGGCCATGGCCTCCGAGCCGTAGAACACCGCGCGGGCGATCTCCATCTGGCTCAGCATCTCGCCCAGCTTCTCCTGCACGTGGAGGAAGCCGGTGATCCCGATCGCGTCGGCCACCTTCATGCCGAGCCCGCAGAAGAACTCGAGCTGGCTCAGCATGCGCGCGGCGGTCTGCAGATTGATCAGCGCGCCGTAGTCCGCGCCCATCGTGTTGATGATCTCGGCGCTCCCCGGGCTGCCGTCGACCATCACGCGGTCCCAGGGCACCAGCACGTCCTCGAACACCGCGATGCAGTCCATCTCCTCGAAGCGGCTCGACAGCGGATGGTCGAAGCGCGACCGGGGCAGCGACGACACCGTCTCGCGGCAGATGAAGGTCAGCCCGGGCGTGGCCGAGGGAATCGCGAAGGCCAGCGCGTAGGCGTCGTCGCCCGGCGGAACGCCGCCGAAGGGAATCACCGCCACCTCCTCGGTGATCGGGGCCATCGTGCCCAGCATCTTGGCCCCGCGCACGATGATGCCGTCGGACGTCTCGCGCACCCGCCCCAGATGCAGGTAGGGGTCCTCCTGCTGCGCCGAGGTCTTGCTGCGATCGATCTGCGGGTTGATCAGCATGTGGGTGAGGAACAGGTCGCGCTCGCGCACGTGCTCGTAGTAGCGGGTGGCGTTCTCGCCGAAGCGGGCGCCGGCCCGGGCGAAGCGATCGGCCATCAGGTGCCAGCCGGTGACGAACTGGTTCATGAAGTCGGGCGAGCGGCCCATGAAGCCGAAGTTGTGGTCCGCGCGCAGCTTGAAGTGCTTGCGCTTCCGGACCAGCTCCTCGCGCGAGCGCGGGATCA encodes:
- a CDS encoding 4-hydroxyphenylacetate 3-hydroxylase N-terminal domain-containing protein, with translation MPARSGAEYVESIRKQPPCVYLGGRRIADVTAEPVFVEPIRAIAEQYDMQSDPAYRDVMTYPSPSSGQPVSTSFLIPRSREELVRKRKHFKLRADHNFGFMGRSPDFMNQFVTGWHLMADRFARAGARFGENATRYYEHVRERDLFLTHMLINPQIDRSKTSAQQEDPYLHLGRVRETSDGIIVRGAKMLGTMAPITEEVAVIPFGGVPPGDDAYALAFAIPSATPGLTFICRETVSSLPRSRFDHPLSSRFEEMDCIAVFEDVLVPWDRVMVDGSPGSAEIINTMGADYGALINLQTAARMLSQLEFFCGLGMKVADAIGITGFLHVQEKLGEMLSQMEIARAVFYGSEAMAQQLPSGVWVPGGHGLRAFHLQTGKVYSRFVEIVQSLAAGGFFYAPSEADLQNPELRPYIDRYVRGRAGVSAEERIALFKLAWDATGEAFAQRMAQYVRFYSGDPIRLTAGFYAQYDKRPLFDLVDRALGRLDGVPLPITPDDPGAPIPYQPGTRGMAGTYAATSLPTNP
- a CDS encoding enolase C-terminal domain-like protein; the protein is MTTDLKLRALRARPVLAPFRRPPVSASGAIPKAALVLFDLETDDGIIGRSYVFGFSAWTLPAIVGCAQGLFAMVKGDALAPAEIEAKLRRQLALLDPNGLVGLALAGIDMAAWDALARAHRVPLVTLLGGVPKAIPAYNSTGLWIQPVETLADEAEALLGEGFHAIKLRVGRDDFAQDLAAVRAVKQRVGDRATVMCDFNQRLTVSEAIRRARALDGEGLYWIEEPVRHDDYDGYARIAAEAATPIQTGENLVDTYEMARAIALRSLDFVMPDVQRIGGVTGWLRAAALAHAHGIEMSSHLFPEFSLHLLGVTPTCHWLEFMDWAAPLLREPVQVKDGVARIPDRPGAGIEWNEEAVARYSA
- a CDS encoding MliC family protein, which encodes MTASATTSASGAVAPEAEQRDWLERRDRCMGGVAPERCALDAYLGRIAALRATNDTTRGEAQGISHGPFGWQCDDGAGPLAAVFVNSDPAFLIVRRQNVALTMWRALSASGARYQGPDDAMFWEHQGEVRFRERASSPEVTCTSDRRTR